From the Synechococcus sp. KORDI-49 genome, the window GGCCTGCTCCACCAGATCAGACCGACCCGCTACGTAGCCCCCGGCCGGAGCGATGGTGCCACCGAGATTCTTGATCAGGGAACCGGCGATCAGATCCGCTCCGACATGCGGTGGTTCCTGTTCTTCCACCAATTCGCCATAGCAGTTGTCAACGAAGCAGACGCAATCGGGCTGAGACGCGTGGATGCGTTCGCAGCAGCGTCCGATCTCCGCAACGGAAATCGACGGGCGCCAGCTGTAGCCGCAGCTGCGCTGAATCAGCACCATCCGGGTCGGGACCTCCAGAGCCTGATCCAGTGCAGCTGTGTTGATCCCACCGTCCGGTGTCAGCTCCAGTTCGTCGTAGCGGACACCGAATTCAGCCAGGGATCCCTGCCCCTGCTCCCGCAGACCGATCACCTCCTCCAGGGTGTCGTAGGGCCGGCCTGTGATCGACAGCAGACGATCCCCGGGGCGAAGCACACCGAACAGTGCCGAAGCGATCGCATGGGTACCGCTGACGAACTGAAGCCGCACGGCCGCAGCCTCAGCGCCGAGCACGCGCGCAAACACCCGATCCACCACATCGCGTCCCTGGTCCCCGTGTCCGTATCCGGTCAGAGAGGCGAAATGCTGCGTGCCGACACGCTCCTCGGCCATCGCGGCCAACACCCGCTGAAGTCGCGGTTCAACCGCTGCCGTGCGTTGTGCCGCTGACGATGCCTGCGACAGGGCCACATCCGCGACAAGAGAACGGGCCCGCGCCCGCATTGAGGCTGTTACTTCACCAGTCTTCACCATGTCACTCCCGGCTCCAGGCCTGCTGCGTGCCTCCATGCTGCGTCTCTCCCGTAGGGGTTTCACCACTGGTTGCAGCGTCAATTCCTTTAGATTTCCGTCAATACAGGCAAAAACCACTCACCGTGTTTGCGCACGAGCGGTTCTGCCAAACCCTGGAGTTTCCTGTTGGTATCCACCCAAACAGCTGACACCCGCGAGCTTCGGCAGCGGGCGGCGGTGATGGCCCCCCGCGGTCCATTGTCGGCGCGGCAGCGACGCATCAAGTGGGGAACCACCAGCTTCATGCTGGTGATGCATGTCCTTGCAACGGTCGCCCTGCTGCCACGGTTCTGGAGCTGGCAGGGCTTTGTGGCCTTCGGGGTTCTGTACTGGATGACCGTGCTGGGGGTCACGCTCGGACTGCATCGCCTGGTCGCCCACCGCAGCCTCGTCGTCCCGGTGTGGGTTGAGCGCATGCTGGTGCTCATGGGAACCCTGGCCTGCCAGAGCGGTCCGATTGAATGGGTGGGACTGCATCGCCACCACCACCGTTTCTCCGATCAGGTCACCGATCATCACGATGCCGGTCGCGGACTCTGGTGGAGCCACAGCGAGTGGATGCTGCACGAGATTCCCGCTCTGAAAGAGCTGGACCGATACGCAGGCGATCTCCAATGCGATCCCTTCTATCGCTGGTTGGATCGCTGGTTCCTGCTGCTGCAGATTCCTCTCGGACTCAGCCTTTACTGGATCGGCGAAGCGGCTCAGATCCACGGTGGTGGACTTGGACTGGTTCTCTGGGCGATTCCACTGCGCCTCGTGGTGGTGTATCACGTCACCTGGCTGGTGAATTCCGCCACCCATGCCTTCGGTTACAGGAATTTCGACTGTCCGGATCTTTCCAGGAACTGCTGGTGGGTGGCACTGCTCTCGTTCGGCGAGGGCTGGCACAACAACCACCATGCCCATCCCGCCAGCGCCCGGCATGGTCTGCGCTGGTTCGAATTCGACCTCACCTGGCAGCACATCCGGTTGCTGAAACGCTTCGGCCTCGCCAGTCGGGTTCGCACCGCCCGCTACGTAGGCGGCGCCTCCTGAATCCAATCCCGATCGGCCACGTCGTAACGTGGTCGATCGCACCG encodes:
- a CDS encoding acyl-CoA desaturase, which translates into the protein MAPRGPLSARQRRIKWGTTSFMLVMHVLATVALLPRFWSWQGFVAFGVLYWMTVLGVTLGLHRLVAHRSLVVPVWVERMLVLMGTLACQSGPIEWVGLHRHHHRFSDQVTDHHDAGRGLWWSHSEWMLHEIPALKELDRYAGDLQCDPFYRWLDRWFLLLQIPLGLSLYWIGEAAQIHGGGLGLVLWAIPLRLVVVYHVTWLVNSATHAFGYRNFDCPDLSRNCWWVALLSFGEGWHNNHHAHPASARHGLRWFEFDLTWQHIRLLKRFGLASRVRTARYVGGAS
- a CDS encoding methionine gamma-lyase family protein, translating into MVKTGEVTASMRARARSLVADVALSQASSAAQRTAAVEPRLQRVLAAMAEERVGTQHFASLTGYGHGDQGRDVVDRVFARVLGAEAAAVRLQFVSGTHAIASALFGVLRPGDRLLSITGRPYDTLEEVIGLREQGQGSLAEFGVRYDELELTPDGGINTAALDQALEVPTRMVLIQRSCGYSWRPSISVAEIGRCCERIHASQPDCVCFVDNCYGELVEEQEPPHVGADLIAGSLIKNLGGTIAPAGGYVAGRSDLVEQACCRLTAPGIGREGGTGFDLQRLVLQGLFLAPQMVAEALIGADLVAGVFQRLGCAVQPAPGAFRSDLIQAVRLGSPEALKVVCRAFQSMSPVGSYLDPVPASMPGYASDLVMAGGTFIDGSTSEFSADAPLREPFNLFVQGGTHRAHLSLALQEALAALDAAELRDLPQTGASC